A portion of the Krasilnikovia cinnamomea genome contains these proteins:
- a CDS encoding MMPL family transporter: protein MAGTGGVAWLVCGRWTKWLVLALWIVVLAVAGPLAGKLTEVQKNDNSAWLPGNAESTQAADLQKRFQPDDIAPAVIVYERPSGIVAGDQAKAARDAEALGKVAGVTGKVIGPVPAQDGKALQIIVPIKIDADGWEKIVDVVAEVKAVTEADPNGLAVYLTGPAGNAADSAKAFEGIDSTLLYTTLTVVAIILLITYRSPVLWLLPIISAGVALTTAQAVIYLLAKHSGLVVNAQSAGILTVLVFGAGTDYALLLVARYREELRRHTDRHEAMALALHRAGPAIIASAATVAIGMSCLTLAEMNATSGLGPVSAIGITVGLLVMITLLPALLVIFGRWLFWPARPAYGSAEPTATGLWAKLGTRIALRPRLTWIVTAVALGAMSLGLFQLEAKGLATADTFVTKPPSVTGEEALARHFPAGQGQPVVVIGKAAAAAQLRQALAGTQGVAEVAEPVIKDDLAAIEGTLRDAPDSGRARATIDRIRDVVHAVPGADAKVGGITAMTLDMNRANDHDNRLIIPLVLLVVLIILGILLRAVVAPLILIATVVLSFAAALGVSALIFRHVFGFAGEDTSFPLYVFVFLVALGIDYNIFLMTRVREEAHHHGTRRGALIGLAATGGVITSAGIVLAGTFAALASLPLVAFAEIGFAVAFGVLLDTLIVRSVLVTALTLDLGRWMWWPSKLTAVHDRPAEEEPEADRDLETVS, encoded by the coding sequence ATGGCGGGCACGGGCGGCGTCGCGTGGCTGGTCTGCGGGCGTTGGACGAAATGGCTGGTCCTGGCGCTGTGGATCGTGGTGCTCGCGGTGGCCGGTCCGCTGGCCGGCAAGCTGACCGAGGTTCAGAAGAACGACAACTCGGCCTGGCTGCCCGGCAACGCCGAGTCGACCCAGGCGGCCGACCTGCAGAAGCGGTTCCAGCCGGACGACATCGCCCCGGCGGTGATCGTCTATGAGCGCCCGTCCGGCATCGTCGCCGGCGACCAGGCGAAGGCCGCCCGGGACGCCGAGGCGCTGGGGAAGGTCGCGGGGGTCACCGGCAAGGTGATCGGCCCGGTGCCCGCCCAGGACGGCAAGGCGTTGCAGATCATCGTGCCCATCAAGATCGACGCCGACGGGTGGGAGAAGATCGTCGACGTGGTGGCCGAGGTCAAGGCGGTCACCGAGGCCGATCCGAACGGGCTCGCCGTCTACCTCACCGGCCCCGCGGGCAACGCGGCCGACTCCGCCAAGGCGTTCGAGGGCATCGACAGCACCCTGCTCTACACCACCCTCACGGTCGTCGCGATCATCCTGCTCATCACGTACCGGAGTCCGGTGCTGTGGCTGCTGCCGATCATCTCGGCGGGCGTCGCGCTGACCACCGCGCAGGCGGTGATCTACCTGCTGGCCAAGCACTCCGGCCTGGTGGTCAACGCGCAGAGCGCGGGCATCCTGACCGTGCTCGTGTTCGGCGCGGGCACCGACTACGCGCTGCTGCTGGTCGCCCGCTACCGGGAGGAACTGCGCCGGCACACCGACCGGCACGAGGCCATGGCGCTGGCCCTGCACCGGGCCGGACCGGCGATCATCGCCAGCGCGGCCACCGTGGCGATCGGCATGTCCTGCCTGACCCTGGCGGAGATGAACGCGACCAGCGGGCTCGGGCCGGTCTCGGCCATCGGCATCACGGTCGGCCTGCTGGTGATGATCACCCTGCTGCCCGCGCTGCTGGTCATCTTCGGGCGCTGGCTGTTCTGGCCCGCCCGCCCCGCGTACGGTTCGGCCGAGCCGACCGCCACCGGCCTGTGGGCCAAGCTGGGCACCCGCATCGCGCTGCGCCCCCGCCTGACCTGGATCGTCACGGCCGTGGCGCTGGGCGCCATGTCGCTCGGCCTGTTCCAGCTCGAGGCCAAGGGGCTGGCCACCGCCGACACGTTCGTCACCAAGCCGCCGTCGGTCACCGGCGAGGAGGCCCTCGCCCGGCACTTCCCGGCCGGGCAGGGTCAGCCTGTCGTGGTGATCGGCAAGGCCGCGGCCGCCGCGCAGCTACGGCAGGCGCTGGCCGGCACCCAGGGCGTCGCCGAGGTCGCCGAGCCGGTTATCAAGGACGACCTGGCCGCCATCGAAGGGACGCTGCGCGACGCGCCCGACTCCGGCCGGGCCCGCGCCACGATCGACCGGATCCGCGACGTTGTGCACGCCGTCCCGGGGGCCGACGCCAAGGTCGGCGGCATCACCGCGATGACCCTGGACATGAACCGGGCCAACGACCACGACAACCGGCTGATCATCCCGCTGGTCCTGCTCGTCGTCCTGATCATCCTGGGCATCCTGCTGCGCGCGGTGGTCGCCCCGCTGATCCTGATCGCCACGGTCGTGCTGTCGTTCGCGGCCGCCCTGGGGGTCAGCGCGCTGATCTTCCGGCACGTGTTCGGCTTCGCGGGCGAGGACACGTCGTTCCCGCTCTACGTCTTCGTGTTCCTGGTGGCGCTCGGGATCGACTACAACATCTTCCTGATGACCCGGGTCCGCGAGGAGGCGCACCACCACGGCACCCGGCGCGGGGCGCTGATCGGCCTCGCCGCGACGGGCGGGGTGATCACCTCGGCGGGCATCGTGCTGGCGGGTACGTTCGCGGCGCTGGCCAGCCTGCCGCTGGTGGCGTTCGCGGAGATCGGCTTCGCGGTCGCGTTCGGGGTCCTGCTGGACACGCTCATCGTCCGGTCCGTCCTGGTCACGGCGCTCACCCTTGATCTCGGCCGGTGGATGTGGTGGCCGAGCAAGCTCACCGCGGTCCACGACCGTCCGGCCGAGGAGGAGCCGGAGGCGGACCGCGATCTCGAAACAGTGTCCTGA
- the ligD gene encoding non-homologous end-joining DNA ligase: protein MPASASRSPAVELEVGPHTVRISNPDRVYFPSSGRTKLDLVKYYLSVGDGIVRALRERPCMLHRFPDGLAGEKVHQKRVPNGAPPWLQTVRVHFPRYGRHADELCVTQLAEVIWAVQMSTVEFHPWNSRRADTEKPDEWRIDLDPMPQCPFGTVRRVAHVAHEVLDELGITGYPKTSGGKGLHVYVRIRPDWGFADVRRAALAFAREVERRAPEDVTTTWWRRDRDPESLFIDYNQNARDHTIASAYSVRGVPEATVSTPITWDEIDTVDPRDCTMATVPERFARLGDLHADIDTVAHDLTPLLDWADRDEHAGLATPETPD from the coding sequence ATGCCGGCCTCCGCGAGCAGGTCACCGGCGGTGGAGCTGGAGGTCGGGCCGCACACCGTACGGATCTCCAACCCCGACCGGGTGTACTTCCCCAGCTCGGGGCGCACGAAGCTGGACCTGGTGAAGTACTACCTCAGCGTGGGCGACGGGATCGTGCGCGCGCTGCGCGAGCGGCCCTGCATGCTGCACCGCTTCCCGGACGGCCTGGCGGGGGAGAAGGTGCACCAGAAGCGGGTCCCCAACGGCGCGCCGCCCTGGCTGCAGACGGTGCGGGTGCACTTCCCCCGGTACGGCCGGCACGCCGACGAGCTGTGCGTCACCCAGCTCGCCGAGGTCATCTGGGCGGTGCAGATGTCGACCGTCGAGTTCCACCCGTGGAACTCGCGGCGCGCCGACACCGAGAAGCCGGACGAGTGGCGCATCGACCTCGACCCGATGCCGCAGTGCCCGTTCGGCACGGTGCGGCGGGTCGCGCACGTGGCCCACGAGGTGCTCGACGAGTTGGGCATCACCGGCTACCCGAAGACCTCCGGCGGCAAGGGCCTGCACGTGTACGTCCGGATCCGGCCCGACTGGGGCTTCGCCGACGTACGCCGGGCCGCGCTGGCCTTCGCCCGGGAGGTGGAGCGGCGCGCCCCCGAGGACGTCACGACGACGTGGTGGCGCCGCGACCGCGACCCGGAGTCGCTGTTCATCGACTACAACCAGAACGCCCGCGACCACACCATCGCCAGCGCGTACTCGGTGCGCGGGGTGCCGGAGGCGACCGTCTCCACGCCGATCACGTGGGACGAGATCGACACGGTCGACCCGCGCGACTGCACCATGGCCACCGTCCCGGAGCGCTTCGCCAGACTCGGCGACCTGCATGCCGACATCGACACCGTCGCCCACGACCTCACCCCGCTGCTGGACTGGGCCGACCGTGACGAGCACGCGGGTCTGGCCACCCCCGAGACTCCGGACTGA
- a CDS encoding SemiSWEET transporter, producing MHPSALGLLGAALSIALPWPQVWRSCVQRHTTGLSATASWLTFALPIGWITYGLLSGERIQVITNTVTGAAGLAVLVALLVARRELRTGRALAASAGGAMIMLATALGCAAAAALLPGSGRLIADLLGMVLVAASIVSAVPQPLALLRDRTQDLSGLSPLRWRLTAGAAASWLGYGALTGQPAVFLSASAGLAGALVVCYLLATRQAAPVTALDTVEPVRWRETVTTRNLAMAGV from the coding sequence ATGCACCCCTCTGCCCTCGGCCTGCTCGGTGCCGCCCTGTCGATCGCCCTCCCTTGGCCCCAGGTCTGGCGCTCCTGCGTTCAGCGCCACACGACCGGACTGTCCGCGACCGCCTCCTGGCTGACCTTCGCCCTGCCGATCGGCTGGATCACGTACGGGCTGCTCAGCGGCGAACGGATCCAGGTCATCACGAACACGGTGACGGGCGCGGCGGGTCTCGCGGTCCTGGTCGCCCTGCTGGTGGCGCGCCGTGAGCTGCGCACCGGGCGGGCACTGGCCGCCAGCGCGGGCGGGGCGATGATCATGCTGGCCACTGCGCTGGGCTGCGCCGCCGCCGCGGCACTGCTGCCGGGCTCGGGGCGCCTGATCGCCGACCTCCTCGGGATGGTCCTGGTGGCGGCCTCCATCGTCTCGGCGGTGCCGCAGCCGCTCGCGCTGCTGCGCGACCGCACCCAGGACCTCTCCGGGCTGTCCCCGCTGCGGTGGCGCCTGACCGCCGGCGCGGCGGCCTCGTGGCTGGGGTACGGCGCGCTCACCGGACAGCCGGCGGTGTTCCTGTCGGCCTCGGCCGGCCTGGCCGGCGCGCTCGTGGTCTGCTACTTGCTGGCGACCCGCCAGGCGGCGCCGGTGACCGCGCTGGACACCGTCGAGCCGGTGCGCTGGCGGGAGACCGTCACCACCCGCAACCTGGCGATGGCGGGCGTCTGA
- a CDS encoding sensor domain-containing diguanylate cyclase, giving the protein MRLRNWIAVVVSVVLLIAAGAIGVLVNRSALRAADTVHRADTQALAVNNTTLSGQMQLVTAGELKELASTTTFRLGKGNAADRRALDRFVAKTNVLKYGAAITDLRGTVLNATRSTGLPSVGDPGYTRMREELARARPGFSSVMLVDGVAIEAVAIPLVRNGAPVAVLVGFMELAKTPLQGYVATLSDSAHLTEVIDSGGRIGYSSDGSKIGTMIDPAVTAAARHAAGPTFVQFTSGKTPTIAIVVPGMPGGWSYVRSQSLASFEGAVHSKSQTLNVTLLAMLLIGVIGITLLGYRTQIQRRRSDERFQALFQHAPDMVSVLDPTGRIAFASPSAASLLNVPSGSMQGTSVFDIIHPDDRERIQAAFAALLGERDGVKRMQSRVFNADGTYRWFEITASNKLHNRALAGIVINARDVSENRAFQERLTHEALHDALTGLPNRRRMQDALDSTLSSDAVAVLFVDLDGFKPVNDMHGHEAGDELLRQVADRLSACVRAEDVLARVGGDEFVVLMPGILDQADADAMSARVCAAIETPFQVYGSEVTIGASVGVHLAAPKEDSDLVLRAADHAMYAVKKAGGGRRARLEPEPVRVGRHRAAD; this is encoded by the coding sequence ATGCGCTTGCGCAACTGGATCGCCGTGGTGGTCAGCGTCGTGCTGCTGATCGCCGCCGGTGCCATCGGTGTGCTCGTGAACCGTTCGGCGCTGCGCGCGGCCGACACGGTGCACCGCGCCGACACCCAGGCGCTGGCGGTCAACAACACCACCCTCTCCGGCCAGATGCAGCTCGTGACGGCCGGCGAGCTGAAGGAGCTCGCCAGCACCACCACGTTCCGTTTGGGCAAGGGCAACGCGGCCGACCGCCGGGCCCTGGACCGCTTTGTGGCCAAGACCAACGTCCTCAAGTACGGTGCGGCGATCACCGACCTGCGCGGCACCGTACTCAACGCCACCCGCAGCACGGGCCTGCCGTCGGTGGGTGACCCCGGCTACACCCGCATGCGCGAGGAGCTGGCCCGCGCCAGGCCCGGCTTCTCCTCCGTGATGCTGGTCGACGGGGTGGCCATCGAGGCCGTCGCCATCCCGCTGGTGCGCAACGGTGCCCCGGTGGCGGTGCTCGTCGGCTTCATGGAGCTCGCGAAGACCCCGCTGCAGGGATACGTCGCCACGCTCAGCGACAGCGCCCACCTCACCGAGGTCATCGACAGCGGTGGCCGGATCGGCTACTCCAGCGACGGCAGCAAGATCGGCACCATGATCGACCCGGCCGTCACCGCGGCCGCGCGGCACGCCGCCGGTCCCACCTTCGTGCAGTTCACCTCCGGCAAGACCCCGACGATCGCGATCGTCGTCCCCGGGATGCCGGGCGGCTGGTCGTACGTCCGCAGCCAGTCTCTCGCCTCGTTCGAGGGCGCGGTGCACAGCAAGAGCCAGACGCTGAACGTCACCCTGCTGGCCATGCTGCTCATCGGCGTCATCGGCATCACCCTGCTCGGCTACCGCACGCAGATCCAGCGGCGCCGCTCGGACGAGCGCTTCCAGGCGCTGTTCCAGCACGCCCCGGACATGGTGTCGGTGCTCGACCCGACCGGCCGGATCGCGTTCGCCAGCCCCAGCGCCGCCTCGCTGCTCAACGTGCCCAGCGGCTCCATGCAGGGCACCAGCGTCTTCGACATCATCCACCCGGACGACCGGGAACGGATCCAGGCCGCGTTCGCCGCGCTGCTCGGCGAACGCGACGGGGTCAAGCGGATGCAGTCGCGGGTCTTCAACGCCGACGGCACGTACCGGTGGTTCGAGATCACCGCGTCGAACAAGCTGCACAACCGCGCGCTGGCCGGCATCGTCATCAACGCCCGTGACGTCAGCGAGAACCGGGCCTTCCAGGAGCGGCTCACCCACGAGGCGCTGCACGACGCGCTCACCGGGCTGCCCAACCGGCGCCGCATGCAGGACGCGCTCGACTCCACGCTGAGCAGCGACGCGGTCGCGGTGCTCTTCGTCGACCTGGACGGCTTCAAGCCGGTCAACGACATGCACGGCCACGAGGCGGGCGACGAGCTGCTGCGGCAGGTCGCGGACCGGCTCAGCGCCTGCGTACGCGCCGAGGACGTGCTGGCCCGGGTCGGCGGCGACGAGTTCGTCGTGCTGATGCCCGGCATCCTCGACCAGGCCGACGCCGACGCGATGAGCGCCCGCGTGTGCGCCGCCATCGAGACGCCGTTCCAGGTGTACGGCAGCGAGGTGACCATCGGCGCCAGCGTCGGTGTCCACCTGGCCGCCCCCAAGGAGGACTCCGACCTGGTGTTGCGCGCCGCCGACCACGCCATGTACGCGGTCAAGAAGGCGGGCGGCGGGCGGCGGGCCCGCCTGGAACCTGAGCCCGTTCGGGTCGGGCGGCACCGCGCCGCGGATTAG